In the Purpureocillium takamizusanense chromosome 5, complete sequence genome, one interval contains:
- a CDS encoding putative NRPS-like protein biosynthetic cluster (COG:Q~EggNog:ENOG503NTWI~antiSMASH:Cluster_5.1~SMCOG1002:AMP-dependent synthetase and ligase) — translation MGNTKVNEEALEFPGPGLEPDYGRRLLVNVVDERASNEPDRAFVHIPVSNDPKDGWKPVTYRQVSNAVNHVAHELVQRAKDQGAPTDDFPTIAYIGPSDVRYPIFMLACIKAHHKAFFISPRNSTEGQISLFKAINCSMLYFAESYLQTVLPWLERHPMRIVMAPDPETWLASTASPMAFTKLFDEARWDPLVVLHTSGSTGMPKPIVMRQGSLAIADDLRNGPDLHGEPSAWSYWGTASKFFLPMPLFHAAGTAAVASLGIYYGAAMVLGITARPLTPDMAVESLKYSNADAAMLPPSVIEELSHMDEGVEALAALKFIGFGGGNLAAAAGHSLVQRGVSLSNLIASTECLPYAVHYQSDPRLWQYFIINTKDMGAEFEPMPWDAEVFELIFRRDELGEPGRKAAFYTFPDKTEWATGDLFKPHPTLPDHWRYYGRADNIMVFSNGEKLNPVTIEETMLGHPRIKGALVVGDQKFQPALILEPHIVPADKGEADALIEEVWPLVEQANKETVTHGRIARELVVLSDPARPFSRAAKGSIQRNQTVREYSDFIEELYRKMDERVALSAGVEIDLSSKELLCQSIVKVIHDRIGNVRVGPDTDLFAAGMDSLQVINLSKILRWGLEAAGLAVDQNTVAPRVVYANPTPRALADRLFLVAHDEDIGQSESSRDIEALADMILKYTADLPAPRGDQADPLDQDQTVLITGTTGSLGAYMLDRLISSDNVKKVIALNRGEDGGRSRQPAFNSERGLTTDFSEVDFLGVDLSVPTWGLEQSEYDRLLASADRIMHNAWPVNFVISVASFEPFIRGVRHLVDFANSAAKRVPIVFISSIGTADGWTSSDPVPERQLSDLTLPHMGYGRSKLAGSLILDAAAERSGVPAATVRVGQIGGPRGKMGMWNRQEFIPSLISSSVYLGVLPDSVGPIDVVDWTPVEDIAGLILDVAGVTAPMPVSDISGYFHGVNPSATTWTEVAKVLQEFYGGRVEKIVPLEEWLAKLEASASDANANADKNPAIKLLDTYRGMVDANRAGLGHVYFDMRRTVEKSPTMRGSGPIDEGLVRNWCEQWKF, via the exons ATGGGCAATACCAAAGTTAACGAGGAGGCTCTCGAGTTCCCAGGTCCAGGCCTGGAGCCCGACTACGGacgccgcctgctcgtcaATGTGGTCGATGAGCGTGCATCAAACGAGCCTGACCGCGCGTTTGTTCATATCCCCGTGTCCAACGACCCAAAGGACGGCTGGAAGCCGGTCACATACAGGCAGGTGTCGAACGCAGTCAACCATGTAGCCCATGAGCTTGTTCAGCGGGCCAAAGATCAAGGAGCTCCGACAGACGACTTTCCCACGATAGCGTACATTGGACCAAGCGATGTCCGCTACCCCATCTTCATGCTCGCCTGCATCAAAGCCCACCACAAAGCCTTCTTCATCTCACCGCGGAACAGTACAGAGGGGCAGATCTCGCTCTTCAAGGCTATCAACTGCAGCATGCTGTATTTCGCGGAGTCGTACCTGCAGACGGTTCTACCCTGGCTCGAGCGACACCCTATGCGGATTGTGATGGCCCCCGATCCTGAGACCTGGCttgcctcgacggcctcgcccatgGCCTTCACAAAGCTATTTGATGAGGCGAGATGGGATCCCCTGGTCGTGCTTCACACCAGCGGTTCTACCGGGATGCCGAAGCCGATCGTCATGCGCCAGGGTAGTCTGGCCATTGCCGATGACCTCCGAAACGGCCCAGACCTGCACGGCGAACCGTCTGCGTGGTCGTACTGGGGCACGGCAAGCAAGTTCTTCCTTCCGATGCCGTTGTTCCATGCAGCCGGGACCGCGGCTGTTGCCTCGCTGGGCATATACTacggcgcggccatggtgttggGCATCACGGCGCGGCCCCTCACACCGGACATGGCGGTCGAGAGCCTCAAGTACTCCAATgctgacgccgccatgctgcCTCCTTCTGTTATTGAGGAGCTTAGCCACATGGACGAGGGCGTAGAGGCTCTCGCTGCCTTGAAATTCATTGGCTTTGGCGGAG GGAaccttgccgctgctgcaggacaCTCGCTTGTGCAACGAGGCGTCTCTCTAAGCAACCTCATTGCATCCACCGA ATGTCTCCCATACGCCGTGCATTACCAGTCGGATCCTCGGCTCTGGCAATACttcatcatcaacaccaaGGATATGGGTGCTGAATTTGAGCCTATGCCTTGGGATGCCGAAGTTTTCGAACTGATTTTTCGCCGCGACGAACTGGGGGAACCTGGACGCAAAGCAGCTTTTTACACATTTCCTGACAAGACGGAGTGGGCAACAGGCGATCTCTTCAAACCTCATCCGACTCTTCCTGATCATTGGAGGTACTACGGGCGTGCAGATAATATAATGGTCTTCTCTAACGGAGAGAAGCTGAACCCCGTCACCATTGAAGAGACGATGCTGGGCCATCCGCGGATCAAAGGAGCGttggtcgtcggcgaccagAAGTTCCAGCCCGCCTTGATCCTAGAGCCTCATATTGTGCCCGCGGATAAGGGGGAAGCGGATGCGTTAATTGAGGAGGTGTGGCCGCTGGTCGAGCAAGCGAACAAAGAGACTGTCACACACGGACGCATCGCCAGAGAGCTGGTGGTCCTGTCGGACCCAGCGAGGCCTTTCTCGCGGGCCGCCAAGGGATCCATCCAGCGCAACCAAACCGTCCGCGAGTACAGCGATTTCATCGAGGAGCTCTACCGAAAAATGGATGAACGGGTGGCATTGAGTGCCGGAGTCGAGATTGACCTGTCTAGCAAGGAGCTCCTATGCCAGTCTATCGTCAAGGTCATCCATGATAGAATCGGGAACGTGCGGGTCGGTCCGGACACGGATCTTTTCGCTGCTGGCATGGACTCTCTTCAAGTTATTAACTTGTCCAAGATTCTTCGTTGGGGCCTGGAGGccgctggcctggctgtCGACCAGAACACGGTGGCTCCGCGAGTGGTATACGCGAATCCAACTCCCAGAGCCTTGGCTGACCGTCTCTTTCTGGTCGCTCACGACGAGGATATAGGCCAAAGCGAATCATCGCGGGATATAGAGGCTCTCGCGGACATGATTCTGAAGTATACGGCTGATCTACCGGCTCCGCGTGGCGATCAGGCGGATCCATTGGATCAAGATCAGACCGTGCTCATCACGGGTACCACGGGATCTCTCGGCGCATACATGCTCGATCGTCTCATCTCGAGTGACAACGTCAAGAAAGTAATTGCCCTCAACCGTGGAGAGGATGGTGGGCGATCTCGACAGCCCGCCTTCAATTCCGAGCGAGGTTTGACCACAGACTTCTCCGAGGTTGACTTCCTCGGTGTCGACCTGTCCGTGCCGACTTGGGGGCTGGAACAATCTGAATACGACAGACTGCTGGCCAGTGCGGATCGCATTATGCACAACGCGTGGCCAGTGAACTTCGTCATCAGTGTGGCTTCCTTCGAGCCGTTCATTCGCGGCGTCCGGCATTTGGTTGACTTTGCCAACAGTGCCGCCAAGCGCGTGCCGATTGTGTTCATATCGAGCATTGGCACGGCAGACGGGTGGACCTCGAGCGACCCCGTGCCGGAGAGGCAACTGAGCGACTTGACTCTTCCGCACATGGGCTACGGGCGATCGAAGCTGGCCGGCAGTCTCATCCTCGATGCTGCAGCGGAGCGCTCCGGCGTACCGGCGGCGACTGTCCGGGTCGGTCAAATCGGTGGTCCCCGAGGCAAAATGGGTATGTGGAATCGACAAGAGTTTATTCCGAGTCTGATTTCCAGCTCGGTGTATCTCGGGGTGCTCCCCGACAGCGTTGGACCGATTGATGTGGTGGATTGGACGCCCGTGGAGGACATCGCGGGGCTGATACTAGATGTTGCTGGGGTCACGGCACCGATGCCAGTATCGGACATCTCGGGGTACTTTCACGGCGTCAatccctcggcgacgacttgGACTGAGGTAGCCAAAGTGCTGCAGGAGTTTTatggcgggcgggttgaGAAGATCGTCCCGCTAGAGGAGTGGCTGGCCAAGTTGGAAGCGAGTGCGAGCGatgccaacgccaacgcgGACAAGAACCCCGCGATCAAGTTGCTGGACACCTACAGGGGGATGGTCGATGCTAATCGGGCGGGTCTTGGACATGTTTACTTCGACATGAGGCGCACCGTAGAGAAGAGCCCGACAATGAGGGGTTCGGGGCCCATTGACGAGGGGTTGGTCAGGAACTGGTGTGAGCAGTGGAAGTTTTGA